TATCTTCTCAGCTATCTGTTTTATACTGTCTTTTATTTCATTTAATATATTAAAAATCATTTTAATTTCTTTTTCTGATACTTTGCTTGATGTTTCAAGTTCTTTCAGTCTTTTTTCCATGTCTTTTGAAATGTTTTCAAGCTCCAACACTCTCTTTGACAGTGTGTCTATATATACACAATCTTTGCAATCATTCATGTTGCACCTCCGAAAATCTAACTTAATAAATTTTTAACTTTTAACTCTTTTGTTTTCCACACTAAATCTGGTGGTATCCATCCATCACGCCTTATTTGTGTCCCAGCCCATATATA
The Spirochaetota bacterium genome window above contains:
- a CDS encoding hemolysin XhlA family protein; its protein translation is MNDCKDCVYIDTLSKRVLELENISKDMEKRLKELETSSKVSEKEIKMIFNILNEIKDSIKQIAEKIDEIEKKPSQNWQTIVTALITGAVAFLLSQVLK